The following proteins come from a genomic window of Populus alba chromosome 12, ASM523922v2, whole genome shotgun sequence:
- the LOC118030225 gene encoding senescence/dehydration-associated protein At4g35985, chloroplastic isoform X2 produces the protein MGFFRHGGPEITLSPKQKNPETKPINQNVLLQFPGCTVYLVDGGEALELAKGKFTIARVLDKSVSIATRIKAGDLQWPLTKDEPVVKLDSLNYLFSLPMMDGGSLSYGVTFSEQYRSSLSSLDSFLSEHSCFSASTTSRTKNIDWKQFAPRIEDYNNALAKAIAQGTGQIVKGIFICSNVYSTQVRNVGEMLLTRAAEEENGFKAREININTNDGDTNKSRANQSLKRVRNLSKMTENLSKVTLDVVGAATGSVMTPMVNSQAGKKLLASVPGEVLFASLDAVSKLGENAGEIAEDVLATTGHCTNTAWNLIKIRKAINPASYDSTGMLRNAGKAKR, from the exons ATGGGCTTTTTCCGGCACGGTGGGCCTGAAATCACACTCTCGCCGAAACAGAAGAACCCAGAAACCAAACCTATCAACCAAAACGTTCTTTTGCAGTTTCCAGGGTGCACAGTTTATCTGGTGGATGGAGGAGAAGCTCTAGAACTTGCTAAGGGCAAATTCACGATTGCTCGAGTCTTGGACAAGAGTGTTTCTATTGCTACCAGAATAAAAGCTGGTGATCTGCAGTGGCCACTGACAAAAGATGAGCCAGTTGTGAAGCTTGATTCTCTCaactatttgttttctttaccaATGATGGATGGTGGTTCTCTGAGCTACGGAGTTACTTTTTCAGAACAGTATCGTAGCAGTTTGTCCTCGCTTGATTCATTTCTCAGTGAACACTCATGTTTCTCTGCCTCTACAACATCAAGGACTAAAAATATTGATTGGAAACAGTTTGCTCCTAGAATTGAAGATTATAATAATGCCTTGGCCAAGGCTATTGCTCAGGGTACAGGTCAGATTGTCAAGGGTATCTTCATATGTAGCAACGTTTATAGCACTCAG GTTCGCAATGTTGGAGAAATGCTTTTAACTCGTGCTGCAGAGGAGGAAAATGGTTTCAAAGCTCGTGAGATTAACATAAATACGAATGATGGAGACACAAACAAGAGTAGAGCCAACCAAAGCTTAAAACG CGTGAGAAATTTATCCAAGATGACAGAAAATCTTAGCAAAGTCACACTTGATGTTGTTGGGGCTGCCACCGGATCTGTGATGACACCCATGGTAAATTCCCAGGCAGGAAAGAAACTCCTAGCTTCGGTTCCAGGCGAGGTCCTCTTTGCTTCACTCGATGCTGTTAGTAA GTTAGGTGAGAATGCAGGGGAAATTGCAGAGGATGTGCTTGCGACTACTGGCCATTGTACCAACACTGCTTGGAATCTGATCAAGATAAGAAAGGCCATCAATCCAGCATCATATGACTCAACAGGAATGCTAAGGAATGCAGGAAAGGCGAAGAGATAG
- the LOC118030225 gene encoding senescence/dehydration-associated protein At4g35985, chloroplastic isoform X1, whose protein sequence is MGFFRHGGPEITLSPKQKNPETKPINQNVLLQFPGCTVYLVDGGEALELAKGKFTIARVLDKSVSIATRIKAGDLQWPLTKDEPVVKLDSLNYLFSLPMMDGGSLSYGVTFSEQYRSSLSSLDSFLSEHSCFSASTTSRTKNIDWKQFAPRIEDYNNALAKAIAQGTGQIVKGIFICSNVYSTQVRNVGEMLLTRAAEEENGFKAREININTNDGDTNKSRANQSLKRVRNLSKMTENLSKVTLDVVGAATGSVMTPMVNSQAGKKLLASVPGEVLFASLDAVNKILSAAEVAEKQVLSATSIATTRIVTDRLGENAGEIAEDVLATTGHCTNTAWNLIKIRKAINPASYDSTGMLRNAGKAKR, encoded by the exons ATGGGCTTTTTCCGGCACGGTGGGCCTGAAATCACACTCTCGCCGAAACAGAAGAACCCAGAAACCAAACCTATCAACCAAAACGTTCTTTTGCAGTTTCCAGGGTGCACAGTTTATCTGGTGGATGGAGGAGAAGCTCTAGAACTTGCTAAGGGCAAATTCACGATTGCTCGAGTCTTGGACAAGAGTGTTTCTATTGCTACCAGAATAAAAGCTGGTGATCTGCAGTGGCCACTGACAAAAGATGAGCCAGTTGTGAAGCTTGATTCTCTCaactatttgttttctttaccaATGATGGATGGTGGTTCTCTGAGCTACGGAGTTACTTTTTCAGAACAGTATCGTAGCAGTTTGTCCTCGCTTGATTCATTTCTCAGTGAACACTCATGTTTCTCTGCCTCTACAACATCAAGGACTAAAAATATTGATTGGAAACAGTTTGCTCCTAGAATTGAAGATTATAATAATGCCTTGGCCAAGGCTATTGCTCAGGGTACAGGTCAGATTGTCAAGGGTATCTTCATATGTAGCAACGTTTATAGCACTCAG GTTCGCAATGTTGGAGAAATGCTTTTAACTCGTGCTGCAGAGGAGGAAAATGGTTTCAAAGCTCGTGAGATTAACATAAATACGAATGATGGAGACACAAACAAGAGTAGAGCCAACCAAAGCTTAAAACG CGTGAGAAATTTATCCAAGATGACAGAAAATCTTAGCAAAGTCACACTTGATGTTGTTGGGGCTGCCACCGGATCTGTGATGACACCCATGGTAAATTCCCAGGCAGGAAAGAAACTCCTAGCTTCGGTTCCAGGCGAGGTCCTCTTTGCTTCACTCGATGCTGTTA ATAAGATTCTATCCGCAGCTGAAGTTGCTGAAAAACAAGTTCTTTCTGCAACCTCCATTGCCACCACTAGAATAGTCACTGACAG GTTAGGTGAGAATGCAGGGGAAATTGCAGAGGATGTGCTTGCGACTACTGGCCATTGTACCAACACTGCTTGGAATCTGATCAAGATAAGAAAGGCCATCAATCCAGCATCATATGACTCAACAGGAATGCTAAGGAATGCAGGAAAGGCGAAGAGATAG